A single Denticeps clupeoides chromosome 7, fDenClu1.1, whole genome shotgun sequence DNA region contains:
- the il21r.1 gene encoding interleukin 21 receptor, tandem duplicate 1 isoform X2, with translation MAGTREALLWVLFWGLVQFASSECNVSCATDFISTVNCSSSGAPPDNCVVEVECSDDDDVINGSCEIGPSQHWCTMQPDKFDLVVCFNTNCTGRVKSINRQRGTETSQDLAMWKLRYSIKPRPPFNLTLTEVSGGFNLTWSTVYTGDDNFLLSGHLVYHVRLRTGSLEVKSAGVPGVPSVAPLYAGRPHLPQEPLFYKLEEDRRFQLIERDGLQNCVTYLADVKATVKPGMFRALWSDWSSGVELRTVGEDGLRCKSTDNVLQNWAYLSLLMVVPVVVICVKMWAKKPLLFHYIPNPEQFFKPLYHTYEGDFKKWVGPVLTLNNFDVPEKSTSLQVVSEKTPGPLETDERRACLVQHSSSADPGSRSPPRPYFFGADSHGADCSAGHISIDTVTVSGEEDGGGRALGAENQRAERPAPGRDEEDWLPQEDVEAISLSSYSSSEHSEDGYPRVGLDLDTIDSGFLESDCSSPGFDGGERAEMALLKEVEGPHSNYVKQWIAFPAAQEGEPKSTGC, from the exons ATGGCTGGGACTCGAGAGGCACTCCTCTGGGTGCTGTTTTGGGGACTCGTTCAGTTCG CTTCATCCGAGTGCAACGTTTCGTGCGCCACAGACTTCATCTCCACTGTCAATTGTTCCAGTTCAGGCGCGCCGCCAGATAACTGTGTGGTTGAGGTCGAGTGCAG tgatgatgatgacgtgATAAACGGCAGCTGTGAAATCGGCCCATCGCAGCACTGGTGCACGATGCAGCCAGACAAGTTTGACTTGGTGGTTTGTTTTAATACCAATTGCACGGGCCGAGTGAAATCCATCAACAGGCAAAGAGGAACCGAAACTTCCCAGGACCTTGCCATGTGGAAACTGCGCTATTCAA TCAAACCCCGGCCTCCTTTCAACCTAACCCTGACCGAAGTGAGCGGGGGCTtcaacctcacctggagcacGGTGTACACCGGCGACGACAACTTTTTGCTGAGTGGGCACCTGGTGTACCATGTGCGTTTACGAACAGGCTCGCTCGAGGTAAAGTCCGCGGGGGTTCCTGGGGTCCCAAGCGTTGCTCCGCTTTACGCCGGTCGACCCCACCTTCCGCAGGAGCCGCTGTTTTACAAGCTGGAAGAGGACCGCAGGTTCCAGCTGATCGAGCGCGACGGTCTCCAGAACTGCGTGACGTATCTGGCTGACGTGAAGGCCACAGTGAAGCCTGGGATGTTTCGTGCCCTCTGGAGCGATTGGAGCTCCGGGGTTGAGTTGAGGACGGTGGGCGAGGACGGGCTTCGTTGTAAAAGTACAG ATAACGTCCTTCAGAATTGGGCGTATCTCTCACTGCTGATGGTGGTCCCAGTTGTTGTCATTTGTGTTAAAAT GTGGGctaagaagccacttctcttcCATTACATCCCAAACCCGGAGCAGTTCTTCAAACCTCTTTACCACACGTACGAAGGCGACTTTAAG AAATGGGTTGGACCCGTTCTCACCCTTAACAACTTCGATGTCCCGGAGAAGAGCACCTCACTGCAGGTGGTGAGCGAGAAGACGCCCGGGCCTCTGGAGACGGACGAGCGGCGCGCGTGTCTCGTCCAGCACAGCAGCAGCGCTGACCCGGGCTCCCGCAGCCCGCCCCGCCCCTATTTCTTTGGAGCTGACAGCCACGGTGCGGACTGCTCCGCCGGCCACATCTCCATCGACACGGTGACCGTGTCCGGGGAGGAGGACGGCGGAGGAAGAGCCCTGGGGGCCGAGAACCAGAGAGCGGAAAGGCCGGCGCCGGGGCGAGACGAGGAGGACTGGCTCCCACAGGAGGACGTGGAGGCGATATCTCTGAGCTCATACAGCTCCTCTGAGCACTCCGAGGACGGATATCCCCGCGTGGGACTGGATCTGGACACCATTGACAGTGGCTTCCTCGAGTCGGACTGCAGCAGCCCCGGCTTTGATGGGGGTGAACGGGCAGAGATGGCTCTGCTGAAGGAGGTGGAAGGTCCTCATTCCAACTATGTCAAGCAGTGGATTGCCTTTCCAGCGGCGCAAGAAGGGGAGCCTAAAAGTACCGGTTGTTAA
- the il21r.1 gene encoding interleukin 21 receptor, tandem duplicate 1 isoform X3, whose product MAGTREALLWVLFWGLVQFASSECNVSCATDFISTVNCSSSGAPPDNCVVEVECRSDDDDVINGSCEIGPSQHWCTMQPDKFDLVVCFNTNCTGRVKSINRQRGTETSQDLAMWKLRYSIKPRPPFNLTLTEVSGGFNLTWSTVYTGDDNFLLSGHLVYHVRLRTGSLEEPLFYKLEEDRRFQLIERDGLQNCVTYLADVKATVKPGMFRALWSDWSSGVELRTVGEDGLRCKSTDNVLQNWAYLSLLMVVPVVVICVKMWAKKPLLFHYIPNPEQFFKPLYHTYEGDFKKWVGPVLTLNNFDVPEKSTSLQVVSEKTPGPLETDERRACLVQHSSSADPGSRSPPRPYFFGADSHGADCSAGHISIDTVTVSGEEDGGGRALGAENQRAERPAPGRDEEDWLPQEDVEAISLSSYSSSEHSEDGYPRVGLDLDTIDSGFLESDCSSPGFDGGERAEMALLKEVEGPHSNYVKQWIAFPAAQEGEPKSTGC is encoded by the exons ATGGCTGGGACTCGAGAGGCACTCCTCTGGGTGCTGTTTTGGGGACTCGTTCAGTTCG CTTCATCCGAGTGCAACGTTTCGTGCGCCACAGACTTCATCTCCACTGTCAATTGTTCCAGTTCAGGCGCGCCGCCAGATAACTGTGTGGTTGAGGTCGAGTGCAG aagtgatgatgatgacgtgATAAACGGCAGCTGTGAAATCGGCCCATCGCAGCACTGGTGCACGATGCAGCCAGACAAGTTTGACTTGGTGGTTTGTTTTAATACCAATTGCACGGGCCGAGTGAAATCCATCAACAGGCAAAGAGGAACCGAAACTTCCCAGGACCTTGCCATGTGGAAACTGCGCTATTCAA TCAAACCCCGGCCTCCTTTCAACCTAACCCTGACCGAAGTGAGCGGGGGCTtcaacctcacctggagcacGGTGTACACCGGCGACGACAACTTTTTGCTGAGTGGGCACCTGGTGTACCATGTGCGTTTACGAACAGGCTCGCTCGAG GAGCCGCTGTTTTACAAGCTGGAAGAGGACCGCAGGTTCCAGCTGATCGAGCGCGACGGTCTCCAGAACTGCGTGACGTATCTGGCTGACGTGAAGGCCACAGTGAAGCCTGGGATGTTTCGTGCCCTCTGGAGCGATTGGAGCTCCGGGGTTGAGTTGAGGACGGTGGGCGAGGACGGGCTTCGTTGTAAAAGTACAG ATAACGTCCTTCAGAATTGGGCGTATCTCTCACTGCTGATGGTGGTCCCAGTTGTTGTCATTTGTGTTAAAAT GTGGGctaagaagccacttctcttcCATTACATCCCAAACCCGGAGCAGTTCTTCAAACCTCTTTACCACACGTACGAAGGCGACTTTAAG AAATGGGTTGGACCCGTTCTCACCCTTAACAACTTCGATGTCCCGGAGAAGAGCACCTCACTGCAGGTGGTGAGCGAGAAGACGCCCGGGCCTCTGGAGACGGACGAGCGGCGCGCGTGTCTCGTCCAGCACAGCAGCAGCGCTGACCCGGGCTCCCGCAGCCCGCCCCGCCCCTATTTCTTTGGAGCTGACAGCCACGGTGCGGACTGCTCCGCCGGCCACATCTCCATCGACACGGTGACCGTGTCCGGGGAGGAGGACGGCGGAGGAAGAGCCCTGGGGGCCGAGAACCAGAGAGCGGAAAGGCCGGCGCCGGGGCGAGACGAGGAGGACTGGCTCCCACAGGAGGACGTGGAGGCGATATCTCTGAGCTCATACAGCTCCTCTGAGCACTCCGAGGACGGATATCCCCGCGTGGGACTGGATCTGGACACCATTGACAGTGGCTTCCTCGAGTCGGACTGCAGCAGCCCCGGCTTTGATGGGGGTGAACGGGCAGAGATGGCTCTGCTGAAGGAGGTGGAAGGTCCTCATTCCAACTATGTCAAGCAGTGGATTGCCTTTCCAGCGGCGCAAGAAGGGGAGCCTAAAAGTACCGGTTGTTAA
- the il21r.1 gene encoding interleukin 21 receptor, tandem duplicate 1 isoform X1, whose amino-acid sequence MAGTREALLWVLFWGLVQFASSECNVSCATDFISTVNCSSSGAPPDNCVVEVECRSDDDDVINGSCEIGPSQHWCTMQPDKFDLVVCFNTNCTGRVKSINRQRGTETSQDLAMWKLRYSIKPRPPFNLTLTEVSGGFNLTWSTVYTGDDNFLLSGHLVYHVRLRTGSLEVKSAGVPGVPSVAPLYAGRPHLPQEPLFYKLEEDRRFQLIERDGLQNCVTYLADVKATVKPGMFRALWSDWSSGVELRTVGEDGLRCKSTDNVLQNWAYLSLLMVVPVVVICVKMWAKKPLLFHYIPNPEQFFKPLYHTYEGDFKKWVGPVLTLNNFDVPEKSTSLQVVSEKTPGPLETDERRACLVQHSSSADPGSRSPPRPYFFGADSHGADCSAGHISIDTVTVSGEEDGGGRALGAENQRAERPAPGRDEEDWLPQEDVEAISLSSYSSSEHSEDGYPRVGLDLDTIDSGFLESDCSSPGFDGGERAEMALLKEVEGPHSNYVKQWIAFPAAQEGEPKSTGC is encoded by the exons ATGGCTGGGACTCGAGAGGCACTCCTCTGGGTGCTGTTTTGGGGACTCGTTCAGTTCG CTTCATCCGAGTGCAACGTTTCGTGCGCCACAGACTTCATCTCCACTGTCAATTGTTCCAGTTCAGGCGCGCCGCCAGATAACTGTGTGGTTGAGGTCGAGTGCAG aagtgatgatgatgacgtgATAAACGGCAGCTGTGAAATCGGCCCATCGCAGCACTGGTGCACGATGCAGCCAGACAAGTTTGACTTGGTGGTTTGTTTTAATACCAATTGCACGGGCCGAGTGAAATCCATCAACAGGCAAAGAGGAACCGAAACTTCCCAGGACCTTGCCATGTGGAAACTGCGCTATTCAA TCAAACCCCGGCCTCCTTTCAACCTAACCCTGACCGAAGTGAGCGGGGGCTtcaacctcacctggagcacGGTGTACACCGGCGACGACAACTTTTTGCTGAGTGGGCACCTGGTGTACCATGTGCGTTTACGAACAGGCTCGCTCGAGGTAAAGTCCGCGGGGGTTCCTGGGGTCCCAAGCGTTGCTCCGCTTTACGCCGGTCGACCCCACCTTCCGCAGGAGCCGCTGTTTTACAAGCTGGAAGAGGACCGCAGGTTCCAGCTGATCGAGCGCGACGGTCTCCAGAACTGCGTGACGTATCTGGCTGACGTGAAGGCCACAGTGAAGCCTGGGATGTTTCGTGCCCTCTGGAGCGATTGGAGCTCCGGGGTTGAGTTGAGGACGGTGGGCGAGGACGGGCTTCGTTGTAAAAGTACAG ATAACGTCCTTCAGAATTGGGCGTATCTCTCACTGCTGATGGTGGTCCCAGTTGTTGTCATTTGTGTTAAAAT GTGGGctaagaagccacttctcttcCATTACATCCCAAACCCGGAGCAGTTCTTCAAACCTCTTTACCACACGTACGAAGGCGACTTTAAG AAATGGGTTGGACCCGTTCTCACCCTTAACAACTTCGATGTCCCGGAGAAGAGCACCTCACTGCAGGTGGTGAGCGAGAAGACGCCCGGGCCTCTGGAGACGGACGAGCGGCGCGCGTGTCTCGTCCAGCACAGCAGCAGCGCTGACCCGGGCTCCCGCAGCCCGCCCCGCCCCTATTTCTTTGGAGCTGACAGCCACGGTGCGGACTGCTCCGCCGGCCACATCTCCATCGACACGGTGACCGTGTCCGGGGAGGAGGACGGCGGAGGAAGAGCCCTGGGGGCCGAGAACCAGAGAGCGGAAAGGCCGGCGCCGGGGCGAGACGAGGAGGACTGGCTCCCACAGGAGGACGTGGAGGCGATATCTCTGAGCTCATACAGCTCCTCTGAGCACTCCGAGGACGGATATCCCCGCGTGGGACTGGATCTGGACACCATTGACAGTGGCTTCCTCGAGTCGGACTGCAGCAGCCCCGGCTTTGATGGGGGTGAACGGGCAGAGATGGCTCTGCTGAAGGAGGTGGAAGGTCCTCATTCCAACTATGTCAAGCAGTGGATTGCCTTTCCAGCGGCGCAAGAAGGGGAGCCTAAAAGTACCGGTTGTTAA